CAGCCTAATGCCCACCCCATCCCCCACCCCACATTTCCAGGGGCATATTAGGAGCAGCACTCCACCCAGCCTTACTCTGTACTCTTTGATCTCCTCCTGCAAGATCTGATCAGCATCCGCATAAACCTCCATCTTCTTTTGTTTCTCCAATTTTCTACGCAGGCGCGAAACGTCCTCCTGCAGAAGACGAAGGGTTAAAAAGGGGAAAAATGGGCAACAGCAGGAACATGGAAGGCTGGCAGGAGGTTCCCTGCGCTCTCTCGTAGGCGGGTGCGGGGCGTTACCTGCGCTCTCTCATAGGCGGGTGCGGGGCGTTACCTCCGCTCTCTCATGTGCGGGGCATTACCTCCGCTCTCTCGTAGGCGGGTGCGGGGCGTTACCTCCGCTCTCTCGTAGGCGGGTGCGGGGCGTTACCTCCGCTCTCTCATGTGCGGGGCATTACCTCCGCTCTCTCGTAGGCGGGTGTGGGGCGTTACCTGCGCGCTCTCGCAGGCGGGTGCGGGGCGTTACCTGCGCTCTCTCGTAGGCGGGTGCGGGGAGTTACCTCCGCTCTCTCATAGGCAGGTGTGGGGCGTTACCTGCGCTCTCGTAGGCGGGTGCGGGGCGTTACCTGCGCTCTCTCGTAGGCAGGTGCGGGGCATTACCTTCGCTCCCTCGTAGGCGGGTGCGGGGCGTTACCTCCGCTCTCTCTTAGGCAGGTGCGGGGCATTACCTCCGCTCTCTCGTTGGCGGGTGCGGGGCGTTACCTCCGCTCCCTCGTAGGCAGGTGTGGGGCATTACCTCCGCTCTCTCTTAGGCAGGTGTGGGGCGTTACCTGCGCTCTCTCTTAGGCAGGTGCGGGGCATTACCTCCGCTCTCTCGTAGGCGGGTGCGGGGAGTTACCTCCGCTCTCTCGTTGGCGGGTGCGGGGCGTTACCTCCGCTCCCTCGTAGGCAGGTGTGGGGCATTACCTCCGCTCTCTCTTAGGCAGGTGTGGGGCATTACCTCCGCTCTCTCGTTGGCGGGTGCGGGGCGTTACCTCCGCTCCCTCGTAGGCAGGTGTGGGGCGTTACCTCCGCTCTCTCTTAGGCAGGTGCGGGGCATTACCTCCGCTCCCTCGTAGGCAGGTGTGGGGCGTTACCTCCGCTCCCTCGTAGGCAGGTGTGGGGCATTACCTCCGCTCTCTCTTAGGCAGGTGTGGGGCATTACCTCCGCTCTCTCGTTGGCGGGTGCGGGGCGTTACCTCCGCTCCCTCGTAGGCAGGTGTGGGGCATTACCTCCGCTCTCTCTTAGGCAGGTGTGGGGCATTACCTCCGCTCTCTCGTTGGCGGGTGCGGGGCGTTACCTCCGCTCCCTCGTAGGCAGGTGTGGGGCATTACCTCCGCTCTCTCTTAGGCGGGTGCGGGGCATTACCTCCGCTCTCTCGTTGGCGGGTGCGGGGCGTTACCTCCGCTCTCTCGTAGGCGGGTGCGGGGCATTACCTCCGCTCTCTCGTAGGCGGGGGCGGGGCATTACCTCCGCTCTCTCGTAGGCGGGTGTGGGGCGTTACCTGCGCTCTCTTCAGGCTGAATGATTCCTTCTCCTTGGCGGAGCGGTTGTCACACACCAGGCTCTGCGTGTCGCGCAGTGTGCTGACTATATGTTCCAACTGAACCTTCAGGTCCTCGGCGAGCTGAGCCGCTTCCACTGCCTGGAATAAGTGTAGGGTGAGTAACCAGCATGGCCTCCCACACCTAAAGCCACCTCCCAGCCAGTGCCCGGCTCCAGAGTCACCTCCCAGCCAGTGCCCGGCCCCAGACTCACCTCCCAGACTGCGCCCGGCTCCAGACTCACCTCTCAGCCCGCGCCTGACCCCAGAGTCACCTCCCTGCCCGCGCCTGACCCCAGAGTCACCTCCCTGCCCGCGCCCGGCCCCAGACTCACCTCCCAGACTGCGCCCGGCCCCAGAGTCACCTCCCAGACTGCGCCTGACCCCAGACTCACCTCTCAGCCCGCGCCTGACCCCAGACTCACCTCCCAGACTGCGCCCGGCCCCAGAGTCACCTCCCAGACTGCGCCCGGCCCCAGAGTCACCTCCCAGACTGCGCCCGGCCCCAGAGTCACCTCCCAGACTGCGCCCGGCCCCAGAGTCACCTCCCTGCCCGCGCCCGGCCCCAGACTCACCTCCCAGACTGCGCCCGGCCCCAGAGTCACCTCCCAGCCAGTGCCCGGCTCCAGACTCACCTCTCAGCCCGCGCCTGACCCCAGAGTCACCTCCCTGCCCGCGCCCGGCCCCAGAGTCACCTCCCAGACTGCGCCCGGCCCCAGAGTCACCTCCCAGACTGCGCCCGGCCCCAGAGTCACCTCCCAGACTGCGCCCGGCCCCAGAGTCACCTCCCAGACTGCGCCCGGCCCCAGACTCACCTCTCAGCCCGCGCCTGACCCCAGAGTCACCTCCCTGCCCGCGCCCGGCCCCAGACTCACCTCCCAGACTGCGCCCGGCCCCAGAGTCACCTCCCAGACTGCACCCGGCCCCAGACTCACCTCCCAGACTGTGCCCGGCCCCAGAGTCACCTCCCAGACTGCGCCCGGCCCCAGACTCACCTCCCAGACTGCGCCCGGCCCCAGAGTCACCTCCCAGACTGCGCCCGGCCCCAGAGTCACCTCCCAGACTGCACCCGGCCCCAGACTCACCTCCCAGACTGTGCCCGGCCCCAGAGTCACCTCCCAGACTGCGCCCGGCCCCAGACTCACCTCCCAGACTGCGCCCGGCCCCAGAGTCACCTCCCAGCCAGTGCCCGGCTCCAGAGTCACCTCCCAGCCAGTGCCCGGCCTCAGACTCACCTCCCAGACTGCGCCCGGCCCCAGAGTCACCTCCCAGACTGCGCCCGGCCCCAGAGTCACCTCCCAGCCAGTGCCCGGCTCCAGAGTCACCTCCCAGCCAGTGCCTGACCCCAGAGTCACCTCCCAGCCAGTGCCCGGCCTCAGACTCACCTCCCAGACTGCGCCCGGCCCCAGAGTCACCTCCCAGACTGCGCCCGGCCCCAGACTCACCTCCCAGACTGTGCCCGGCCCCAGACTCACCTCCCAGACTGCGCCCGGCCCCAGAGTCACCTCCCAGCCAGTGCCCGGCCCCAGAGTCACCTCCCAGACTGCGCCCGGCCCCAGACTCACCTCCCAGACTGCGCCCGGCCCCAGAGTCACCTCCCAGCCAGTGCCCGGCCCCAGACTCACCTCCCAGACTGCGCCCAGCCCCAGAGTCACCTCCCAGCCAGTGCCCGGCCCCAGAGTCACCTCCCAGCCAGTGCCCGGCCCCAGACTCACCTCCCAGACTGCGCCCGGCCCCAGACTCACCTCCCAGACTGCGCCCGGCCCCAGAGTCACCTCCCAGACTGCGCCCGGCCCCAGAGTCACCTCCCAGCCAGTGCCCGGCCCCAGAGTCACCTCCCAGCCAGTGCCCGGCTCCAGACTCACCTCTCAGCCCGCGCCTGACCCCAGAGTCACCTCCCTGCCCGCGCCCGGCCCCAGACTCACCTCTCAGCCCGCGCCTGACCCCAGAGTCACCTCCCTGCCCGCGCCCGGCCCCAGACTCACCTCTCAGCCCGCGCCCGGCCCCAGACTCACCTCCCAGCCAGTGCCCGGCTCCAGAGTCACCTCCCAGCCAGTGCCCGGCTCCAGAGTCACCTCTCAGCCCGCGCCCGGCCCCAGACTCACCTCCCAGACTGCGCCCGGCCCCAGAGTCACCTCCCAGCCAGTGCCCGGCTCCAGACTCACCTCCCTGCCCGCGCCTGACCCCAGAGTCACCTCCCTGCCCGCGCCCGGCCCCAGACTCACCTCCCAGACTGCGCCCGGCCCCAGAGTCACCTCCCAGACTGCGCCCGGCCCCAGAGTCACCTCCCAGACTGCGCCCGGCCCCAGACTCACTTCCCAGCCCGCGCCTGACCCCAGAGTCACCTCCCAGCCCGCGTCCGGCCCCAGAGTGACCTCCCACCCTGGAGCCACCCAGTGTCTCGAAGTCGCCTTGTGCCCCATTCTCGGAGCCACCTCCCACTCTGGCCCAGGAATCATACCCCCGCCCGGTCCGCACCTTCCTCTTCTGGATCTCTAGCGCCTGTATCCTGAGCGTCAGCTCCTTCTCGATGGCGGCCAGGGAGGTGTGCAGCACCCGCTCCCGCTCCTCCAGCTTCTGCACCTGTAACAGCTGAGAGTCCACCTGCCGAAGAGAAGCCATGAGACCGGTCCCTGCACCCCACACACCCTAGAGGGTCCGCAGCGGTACCTGTGTCTTCAGGCCCTGCACCTGCTCCGCcagctcctccttctcctctcgcagcAACTTGTGGATCTGATTGGATTTGATCCGCTCGGACATGAGCTTGAAGTTGGCGTCGTCCTTTTCTCGCAGCTGATGCATCAGGCGGATATTCTGCTCCTGCATGTCTTCAAACGCCTGCCCCGTCACATCCATCTCTGACAGCAAAGCCTCCTCCTCCTGGATAGATGATCGAAAGGGGTGGGGGATTGTGGTGAGACCGGCACCCGGGGGGCATCCTTACCCCGCCTGCAGGCACCACACACCTGCTTGGTTGCGCTGAGTTTCCGCTGTAGATGTTCGATCTGCTCTTCGGCTATTTTAATCTTCCGCAGCGCTTCCTCATCCGCCAGCTTTTTCCGCTCACGACGATCCTTTTCTTCAAGCACTTGAACTCGTAATCGCAGCTCCTCCACCTGCAAGAAACACAGATGTATGACACCAGGCTGTGGCCCGCGGCCCCTCGGGAGCAGAGTGGGCACCCACCTCGGCTTTGGTCTTCCTCTCGGCTGCCATCAACTGCACCTTGTCCCTCTGTTCCTTGGGGGCTGATTTATACATATCGAGAAGCAGCTTCATCTCCTTCTGACTCTCCTGGGCTTTTCTAAGAGAGGGACAGATAACAAGCCAAGAGTCAGCGGTGGACGGAGAGGTTGAGCTCTGGCAGCAGAGGCCTGTGGGTAGGCAGCTGAAGCGGTGGACGGGCATCTGAAGCGAGCACAGAGGCAGGGGCTGGCAGCTAAAGCGAGCGCAGAAGTCGGGGGTGGGTGCCTGAAGCGAGAGCAGAGATCGGGGGTGGGTGCCTGAAAACAGCGCAGAGATCGGGGGTGGGTGCCTGAAAACAGCGCAGAGATCGGGGGTGGGTGCCTGAAAACAGCGCAGAGATCGGGGGTGGGTGCCTGAAAAGAGTGCAGAGATCAGGGGTGGGTGTCTGAAAAGAGAGCAGAGATCAGGGGTGGGTGCCTGAAAAGAGGAGATCAGGGGTGGGTGTCTGAAAAGAGCGCAGAGATCGGGGGTGGGTGCCTGAAGCGAGAGCAGAGATCGGGGTGGGTGCCTGAAGCGAGAGCAGAGATCAGGGGTGGGTGTCTGAAAAGAGCGCAGAGATCGGGGGTGGGTGCCTGAAAAGAGCGCAGAGATCAGGGGTGGGTGTCTGAAAAGAGCGCAGAGATCAGGGGTGGGTGTCTGAAAAGAGCGCAGAGATCAGGGGTGGGTGTCTGAAAAGAGCGCAGAGATCAGGGGTGGGTGTCTGAAAAGAGAGCAGAGATCAGGGGTGGGTGTCTGAAAAGAGCGCAGAGATCAGGGGTGGGTGTCTGAAAAGAGAGCAGAGATCAGGGGTGGGTGTCTGAAAAGAGCGCAGAGATCAGGGGTGGGTGCCTGAAAAGAGTGCAGAGATCAGGGGTGGGTGCCTGAAAAGAGAGCAGAGATAAGGGGTGGGTGTCTGAAAAGAGGAGATCAGGGGTGGGTGTCTGAAAAGAGAGTAGAGATCAGGGGTGGGTGTCTGAAAAGAGCGCAGAGATCAGGGGTGGGTGTCTGAAAAGAGCGCAGAGATCAGGGGTGGGTGTCTGAAAAGAGCGCAGAGATCAGGGGTGGGTGTCTGAAAAGAGCGCAGAGATCAGGGGTGGGTGTCTGAAAAGAGCGCAGAGATCAGGGGTGGGTGCCTGAAAAGAGCGCAGAGATCAGGGGTGGGTGCCTGAAAAGAGCGCAGAGATCGGGGGTGGGTGCCTGAAGCGAGAGCAGAGATCAGGGGTGGGTGCCTGAAAAGAGCGCAGAGATCAGGGGTGGGTGTCTGAAAAGAGAGCAGAGATCAGGGGTGGGTGCCTGAAAAGAGCGCAGAGATCAGGGGTGGGTGTCTGAAAAGAGTGCAGAGATCAGGGGTGGGTGTCTGAAAAGAGAGCAGAGATCAGGGGTGGGTGCCTGAAAAGAGGAGATCAGGGGTGGGTGTCTGAAAAGAGAGTAGAGATCAGGGGTGGGTGTCTGAAAAGAGAGCAGAGATCAGGGGTGGGTGTCTGAAAAGAGCGCAGAGATCAGGGGTGGGTGTCTGAAAAGAGCGCAGAGATCAGGGGTGGGTGTCTGAAAAGAGAGCAGAGATCAGGGGTGGGTGTCTGAAAAGAGCGCAGAGATCAGGGGTGGGTGCCTGAAGCGAGAGCAGAGATCAGGGGTGGGTGCCTGAAAAGAGCGCAGAGATCAGGGGTGGGTGCCTGAAAAGAGCGCAGAGATCGGGGGTGGGTGCCTGAAGCGAGAGCAGAGATCAGGGGTGGGTGTCTGAAAAGAGCGCAGAGATCGGGGGCATGCAGCAGATGCTAGCAGAGGCAGGTCGAGAGGCTGGCATGAACAGCTCTTACTTGAGGTCTGCTCTGAGCTGTTTTAGGATGTCCGTGTCCTTCCTCTTTGGGTCTTCGCCCTTCTGCTTGTCCcgctcccgctccttctcccgctcCTTTTCCCGCTCCAGTTCCCGTGTCTTGCTCCTTTCCAGCTCTTTTTTCTGCTCCTCCTCTTCTTTCTTCACCTCCGGGATTGTGGGCATTTCCGGGTCTCGAGGCAGAAGCACAGGAGACTCCTTCTTCACGTCTGCTGCCGCTTCTTCTTCTTTGATGCCTGGAGCGGTGACTTCAGCACTAGACAGTCCGGGTGCTGGACCCAGAGGGACCTGTAAGCGCATCTGGGGAGATGGGAGAAAGCAGGCATTACGCAGAATTGGGGGCACCGTACcaggcaccacacacacacacggggtgcCGCACAACCTCCACCCCCCAACTTACTCACCTCTCCTTGGGCATCTCGCACCTTGCGCTTGTACCGCTGCACGTCGCCCTTCAGCTGGTGGTTGTGGTTCTGGAGACTTCCGATCAGATGACGCATTTCACGATTAATGGGACCTATAAGAGAGGCGTTACCCTCCAGCAATGGCAGTGTCGGAGGAGCAGTGTCGGAGGAGCAGTGTCTCCCCTTACCTGCTTGTTCGTTGGCAGCCAGATTCTGCTCAAACTCGATCCTCAGCATCTCGTACTCCTTGCGCACCTGAGCGAGCGTGTCCTCCAGCTGGATCACCTCTGTGCGCAGCTTCTTCTGTACAGACAGCTCCTCGCTCTGTGGAAGCAGCGGTCACAACAAAGGGCTGCCATGGTAGTAACGATGCCCCAGTACAATGCTTACCTCCATGCGTTCGATCTGCCGCAGATGGCTGTTTTTCGTGCTCAGGAGCAGAGCTCGCGCTTCATCCAGTTGAGTCTTCACCTGCAGAGACTCGTTATACAGAAGTGAGAACTGGGACTGCAGACAGCGGAAGTCCTGTGTCCCCCGGACCGCCTCCTCCGGGAGGGTCCGCAGATCAAGCTGTAAGAATAGGAACTTGGTGAAGATTGCAAGCCCCAAGAGACCCACCTACCCAGAGCCCCTTCCCAAGGTTTCTCCTCCAAAGACCCATCCGTTACTCTGGACACGGACCTTCAGCTTCTCCTTCAGCCGCACGGCCGCTTGCAGCTCGTTCTGCAGCTTCTCCAGCTCACACATGCGACCGTTCGCCAATTCTTGGTTTTGTTCCAGCTCGGCATTCAGCATCTCAAACTGAGAAAAGAGACGATGCAGAAggcggcagcagcagcacagaggacTTCAGACATAACCAGACAGGACCCCATTACCTTCTGTACAGTCAGAGTCGTCTGTCCTCCCTGGAAACTTCCGGAACTTCCAGAGATGTGGTGTCCAGAATTCAGCTATGGAAAAACAACAAGGGAACCTGAGGAAAGCAGGACGGCCAGCAGTGGGGGGACGGGATGGCGGAGTCGATGGGACAAAGCATGAAGGCCGGTTTTGGGGGAGGATGGGAGACAGGAGGAAGGCCGGTTGTGGGGGAGAGCGGGAGGTATAGTCGTGGGGGAAGGAGAGTGGGAGTTACGGCCTGTAGTGGGGGGTAGGATGGAGGAAAGCAGGAAGGCCAGTTTTGGGGGAGGATGGGAGACAGTAGGAAGGCCGGTTGTGGGGGAGATCAGGAGGGACAGTCGTGGGAGAGGTGCGGCCTG
The nucleotide sequence above comes from Ranitomeya imitator isolate aRanImi1 chromosome 7, aRanImi1.pri, whole genome shotgun sequence. Encoded proteins:
- the RNF40 gene encoding E3 ubiquitin-protein ligase BRE1B isoform X1, encoding MSAPGNKRASGDGVSGPPEKKPNHEEKTPTTLIEPIRLGGISSTEEMDMKVLQFKNKKLAERLEQRQGVEDELREKIEKLEKRQATDDATLLIVNRYWSQLDENVQLLLKRYDSDPGAAVDAPPENAENPTEPEAAEEPLTETSDCKDSSAHPAAPPVQASPGVLPESSLTFLATLACSTQEEMELQLQDRTEFSKRAVSCVLETSSKLHGRMQELCERSADTDPVEETHRAQNKEVFTENHKLQDLVTVLQEKHHRISLQHHELQDRVTSSETKVSEMERSIEDLQWDIEKLRKHEQKLNRHLAEALEQLNSGHHISGSSGSFQGGQTTLTVQKFEMLNAELEQNQELANGRMCELEKLQNELQAAVRLKEKLKLDLRTLPEEAVRGTQDFRCLQSQFSLLYNESLQVKTQLDEARALLLSTKNSHLRQIERMESEELSVQKKLRTEVIQLEDTLAQVRKEYEMLRIEFEQNLAANEQAGPINREMRHLIGSLQNHNHQLKGDVQRYKRKVRDAQGEMRLQVPLGPAPGLSSAEVTAPGIKEEEAAADVKKESPVLLPRDPEMPTIPEVKKEEEEQKKELERSKTRELEREKEREKERERDKQKGEDPKRKDTDILKQLRADLKKAQESQKEMKLLLDMYKSAPKEQRDKVQLMAAERKTKAEVEELRLRVQVLEEKDRRERKKLADEEALRKIKIAEEQIEHLQRKLSATKQEEEALLSEMDVTGQAFEDMQEQNIRLMHQLREKDDANFKLMSERIKSNQIHKLLREEKEELAEQVQGLKTQVDSQLLQVQKLEERERVLHTSLAAIEKELTLRIQALEIQKRKAVEAAQLAEDLKVQLEHIVSTLRDTQSLVCDNRSAKEKESFSLKRAQEDVSRLRRKLEKQKKMEVYADADQILQEEIKEYRARLTCPCCNTRKKDAVLTKCFHVFCFECVKTRYDSRQRKCPKCNAAFGAHDFHRIYIN
- the RNF40 gene encoding E3 ubiquitin-protein ligase BRE1B isoform X2 encodes the protein MSAPGNKRASGDGVSGPPEKKPNHEEKTPTTLIEPIRLGGISSTEEMDMKVLQFKNKKLAERLEQRQGVEDELREKIEKLEKRQATDDATLLIVNRYWSQLDENVQLLLKRYDSDPGAAVDAPPENAENPTEPEAAEEPLTETSDCKDSSAHPAAPPVQASPGVLPESSLTFLATLACSTQEEMELQLQDRTEFSKRAVSCVLETSSKLHGRMQELCERSADTDPVEETHRAQNKEVFTENHKLQDLVTVLQEKHHRISLQHHELQDRVTSSETKVSEMERSIEDLQWDIEKLRKHEQKLNRHLAEALEQLNSGHHISGSSGSFQGGQTTLTVQKFEMLNAELEQNQELANGRMCELEKLQNELQAAVRLKEKLKLDLRTLPEEAVRGTQDFRCLQSQFSLLYNESLQVKTQLDEARALLLSTKNSHLRQIERMESEELSVQKKLRTEVIQLEDTLAQVRKEYEMLRIEFEQNLAANEQAGPINREMRHLIGSLQNHNHQLKGDVQRYKRKVRDAQGEMRLQVPLGPAPGLSSAEVTAPGIKEEEAAADVKKESPVLLPRDPEMPTIPEVKKEEEEQKKELERSKTRELEREKEREKERERDKQKGEDPKRKDTDILKQLRADLKKAQESQKEMKLLLDMYKSAPKEQRDKVQLMAAERKTKAEVEELRLRVQVLEEKDRRERKKLADEEALRKIKIAEEQIEHLQRKLSATKQEEEALLSEMDVTGQAFEDMQEQNIRLMHQLREKDDANFKLMSERIKSNQIHKLLREEKEELAEQVQGLKTQVDSQLLQVQKLEERERVLHTSLAAIEKELTLRIQALEIQKRKAVEAAQLAEDLKVQLEHIVSTLRDTQSLVCDNRSAKEKESFSLKRAQVTPHTRLRESGGNAPPPPTRERR